GACCCCGATTTACATCAAGGGCGAGTCGTTCAAGCAACTCCGCCACCACGGCAAAATTCTCGTCGACGTCTCCATCGACGGGACCGGCACCGTGTCCGCGATGGTCAACGAAATCGAGCGCGACATGCTCAACCGCAAGCCGATGCACATCGACCTCTACGCGGTCAACCTGCTCGAACCGATCAACGTCGATGTCCAGATCATCCTCGACGGCCTCGAAGCGGTCGAAAAACGCGGTGCCGTCATCCAACAAAACCTCCGCGAAGTCACCGTTCGTTGCCTGCCGACCGAGGTGCCGGAGTACATCCTGCACAACATCGCGATGCTAGAAGTAGGCGAGAACTCCACCTGCGCCGACCTGCAACTGCCGAAAAACGTCACGCTGCAAAACGAAGCGACCGACGTCATCGCGATGGCGATGGAAGCGAAAAACCCGGAGCCGGAAACGGAGATCGAACCGAAAGAACCGGAACTCGTTCACGACACCGAAGGCAAGGGCAAAGAAGCCAAAGTCTAATACTTGTCCATCTGAGAGAAACACATCGTCCTGCGGGGCGGTGTGTTTTTTTTGTTTACGCGGGCGTTACTCTGTGATATATTGGTTAAAATCATTTGAATTTCCAGTCATGGACAGCAGTCTTATCAAACAGGAGGAGGGTGAATCCCTTGTCAATGAACGCACAAGAGAGAGCCTAATTTCAGATTGGAAGGACTGTTGGACCCATGACCCGACATAGCACCACTACGCTTGCCCCCGGATTTACTGTCCGCGCACCGCGCACGGACGAAGCTGCAAAAGCTCTGGACGTCATCGTCGCCTACGACGTAGCCGAGTACGGCGAACCCGACTATGAGTTGGAGGACGTCGAGCAGGACTGGTCGAAACTCGATCTGAACCGCAACGCGTGGTTCGTCGAGACGGCTGACGGACAGATCGCCGCCTACGCGATGCTCGACGGCAACTCCGCCACTGCGTTTGAGCACCCGAACTTTCGTGATCTCGGCCTGCTGGAACACTTGCTCGACAGGATGGAAGCTCGCCGACTCGAAGTGGCCGCTGAGCAAGATGTGGAGTCCGCGATTACGATCCGCTATTGGACGAACGGACAGAATCCGCGTGAGCAGGAGCTTTTTGCAGGGCGCGGGTATGACGTGATCCGCACGTTCTGGCGGATGCAGATCGAGATGCAGGAAGCCCCGCCTCAACCGCAACTTCCCGAAGGCATTACGCTTCGGACTTACGTGCCGGGCGAGGACGACCAGCGCTTCATCGACATGATGAACATCACGTTCGCAGATCACTGGGATCACGAAGAGATTACGCTGGAGAGCTTTCTCTCTCCGCACCGCATCTACACGCAACCGGACGACTGGATGGTGGCCGAGGATGAGACGGGCCGTTTCGTCGCCGGGATCAAGAGCCGTCCTTCGATGGGCAGCGCCTGGATCACCTCCGTGTCTGTTCATCCGGACCTGCGCGGCAAGGGACTGGGGCTGGCGATCTTGCACTACATCTTCGGCGTCTACTACCGCCGAGGCATCACCCGCGCATGGCTTGCGGTCGACTCGGAGAACTCGACCGGCGCGACTTCTCTCTACGAACGAGCGGGCATGCGTCCGGTGAAGGTACACAACCGCTTTGAGAAAGTCTTGGGCTAGGAACGATTTGAAAAAAAGAGGCATGACCCTTCTGCGGAAGGGGTCATGCCTTTTTTACTTGCCATTTATTCGGGTTCGATAATCGGGCTCACCTAGTACCCGACTCTGCCCGCATTCGACCTGAAGTACGTCACAATCAACGGCAACAATTCTCAGTAACACACGAAAAAAGTCCCCCAGCCGCTTGCGGCGGGGTCTCTTTTTTTGTTAATGTAAAGAGATACGAGGAGGAGGTACTTCTCTGATATGAAACTGATCATTGGACTGGGCAATCCGGGCTCCGAATATGCGAAGACCCGGCACAACATCGGCTTCATGGCGATCGACAAACTCGCCGAAGCCTATCGAATCGACGTCACCAAAAGCAAATTCCAAGCACTTTACGGCGAAGGCAACCACAAAGGCGAGAAGATCGTCCTGCTCAAGCCGATGACCTACATGAATCTCTCCGGCAACGCCCTGCGCGAAGCGATGAGTTGGTACAAGCCCGCCCTCGAAGACATCGTCGTCATCTACGACGACATGGACACACAGGTCGGCAAACTGCGTCTGCGCACCAAGGGGTCGGCGGGGGGACAGAACGGCGTCAAGTCGATCATCCAACACCTCGGCACCCAAGAGTTCCAACGCATTCGCATGGGGATCGGTCGCCCGGCACCGGGCAGCGACGCCATCAAGCACGTCCTTATGAATTTCCGCCAAGAGGAACAAATTTTGATTAACGAAGCGGTCTCAAAAATTCCGGACGTCATAGACTGTATCATCGACCAAAACTTCACCATCGCCATGAACCGCTACAACGGGTAGGCGCGGCTAAACACGGCAAAAAGTGGGTATGCTTTTACGGAGGAGGTGGACCGTATGAGCATCATCTACTATTGCCGTCATTGCCAACATCAAGTCGGCGAACTGCCGAATTCGCACGTCCACGATGTGCGCCTCGGGTTGCATTCCTTGACGCCCGATGAAGCCGCCGATATAATTTCTTATAATTCGATTCAAGATTCAACCTACGTGAAGACGGTTTGCGAACATTGTCAGGAAGCTCTGGAAGCCAATCCGGAGTTGAACCTGCTCAGCAACCCGTTGCAGTAACGGAGAGAACCTATAAGCCTTGGCGATGCTCAAGGCTTTTTTTGCTTGCTGGAGGGGGAACAACGTGCAATCTCTTGTACAAGTCATGCGCACCGACCAGGACTTTCAGCGAGTTCTGAACGGTTGTCTGGAAGGGCTCAAGGAACAACTGATCACAGGGCTGACCGGGTCGGCCCAACATCTTTGCCTCGCGGGATTGCGAGGTTCTTTGGCGCGCCCGCTCTTGATTGTCACCCACAACATGGGCCGCGCCCAGCAAATGTACGAAGACATGCTGGAACTGCTGCCCGACGATGTCGTGCGCCTGTTTCCCGACCGGGAGATGGGCTTTGCCGACGTCATGGCGTATTCGCCGGAGCTCGCGTCGAACCGACTTTCCGTTTTGGAAGCGCTTGTACGAGGCGAAGCTCCCGTCATCATCGCGCCGATGGCCGCCCTTCACCAACCGCTCGTCGGCCCCGAGAATTTTGCAAAAGCGTCGCGGACCCTTCGTGTCGGCGACGAAGTGAACCTCGACGAACTCTTGGAACATCTCGTCTACCTCGGCTATGAACGCGCCGAGATGGTCGAGTCCAAGGGGGAGTTTTCCGTTCGCGGCGGCATCCTCGACCTGTTCCCGCTGACACGAGACGAAGCGGTGCGGATCGAATTTTTTGACGTGGAGATCGACTCCATCCGGAGTTTTGACGCCTCGACCCAACGCTCGTCGGAGAAAATGGCCGAAGTCGTCCTCTACCCGATCCGCGAGTTCATCGCCGAACCGATGCGAATTCGCGCGGCGGCGGGGGCGCTCCAGATTCGCCTCCACGAGCAGATGAACAAAGTCAAAGACGAGAGCATCCTCGAAAAACTCCGCGAGAACATCGGCGTCGACATCGAAGCGATGCTCGAAGGCATCCCGACGCCGAACCTCGTTCGCTACATTGAACTGCTCGACCCGCAGAAGCCGACGGTGATGGACTATCTCTCCCCGCATACTCTGTGGGTGTTCGACGAACCGGCCCGCCTGCGCGAGACGATCAAAGTCATCGAACGCGAAGAGCAGGAGTGGTATCTCTCCGCGCTCGAACACGGCGAGATGTTGCCGGGTTTGCTGACGGAGAACAACCGCAACTTGCTGTTCAGCGACCGGAGATTGCAGAAGCTCTTTTTCTCCCTGTTCACGCGCGCCATTCCGGGGTTGAACGTGCAAGCGGTCATCAACACGCAGACGCGCTCCATGCAGAACTTCCACGGGCAGATGACCGTCCTCAAAACGGAAGTCGACCGCTGGACGAAAACCGGCTTCCAAGTCGTGTTCCTCGCCGCCAACCCAGAGCGTGCGGAGCGACTGCATCGCGTGCTCGAAGACTACCTGATGCAAGCGGACATCGTCACCCAATGGGACGGCACCCACACGCGGCCTTTGATTCTGATCGGGAACCTTGCGACCGGCTTTGAACTGACAACGCTCAAACTCGCGGTGATCACCGAGACCGAAGTTTTTACAACCAAGAAAAAGTCGCGCAAGATGAAAACGCTCTCCGACGCGCAGAAGATCAAGTCCTACCAAGACCTCAAAGTCGGGGACTATGTGGTGCATATCAACCACGGCATCGGGAAGTACATGGGCATCCAGACCAAGGATATTCTCGGAATACACAAGGATTATCTGCATATTAAATACAAAGGCAAGGACGAGCTGTTCGTCCCTGTCGAACAAATCGACCTTGTGCAGAAATATGTGGGCTCCGAAGAGAAGGAACCGAAAATTTACGCCCTCGGGGGCTCCGATTGGCAGCGCGTGCGCACCAAAGTCCAATCGGCCGTCCAAGACATCGCGCAAGACCTGATCAAACTCTACGCCGAACGCGAAGCGACCAAAGGCCATGCGTTCTCCACCGACACGGCGTGGCAGCGCGAGTTTGAAGCGATGTTCCCGTACAGCGAAACGGAAGACCAAATCCGATGCATCGAAGAAATCAAAAAAGACATGCAGCGCACCCGCCCGATGGACCGCTTGCTGTGCGGCGACGTCGGCTACGGCAAAACGGAAGTCGCGATTCGCGCCGCCTTCAAGTCGGTGATGGACGGCAAGCAAGTCGCGATCCTCGTCCCGACGACCATCCTCGCGCAACAGCATTTCCAAACGTTCAGCGAGCGGATGTCCGGCTTCCCGGTCCGTGTGGAATTGATCTCGCGCTTCCGTTCGAAAGCGCAGATCACCGAAGTGACCAAAGGCATGAAGGAAGGCTCGGTCGACATCGTCATCGGCACGCACCGTCTGCTTTCCAAGACGATGCAGTTCAAAGACCTCGGCCTGCTGATCATCGACGAAGAGCAACGCTTCGGCGTCACGCACAAGGAGAAACTCAAGCAGCTCAAGACCAACGTGGACTGCTTGACCCTGACGGCAACGCCGATCCCGCGAACTCTGCACATGTCGATGATCGGGGTGCGCGACCTCTCCGTCATCGAGACGCCGCCGGAGAACCGTTTTCCTGTCCAAACGTACGTCGTGGAGCACAACGACGGCATCATCCGAGAAGCGATCGAGCGCGAGATGGGGCGCGGCGGGCAAGTGTACTTCCTCTTCAACAAGATCAACGGGATTCAAGAGACCGCCAACCACATCCAACAGTTGGTGCCGGACGCCAAAGTCCTCGTCGGACACGGGCAGATGGCCGAAGACGAACTGGAAAAAACGATGCTCGACTTCCTGAGCGGCGACGCGGACGTCCTCGTCTCCACCACGATCATTGAGACCGGGCTCGACGTGCCCAACGTCAACACCCTGATCGTGCAGGATGCCGACCATCTGGGCCTCTCGCAGCTCTACCAGTTGCGCGGCCGTGTCGGGCGCTCGAACCGAATCGCCTACGCCTACTTCACCTACCAACGCAACAAAGTGCTGAACGAAACCGCAGAGAAACGCCTGCAAGCGATCAAGGAATTCACGGAGCTCGGTTCCGGGTTCAAGATCGCCATGCGCGACCTCTCGATTCGCGGGGCGGGCAACTTGCTCGGTGCGCAACAGCACGGCTTCATCGCGTCGGTCGGCTTCGACCTCTACAGCCAGATGCTCGCCGAGGCGATTGAAGAACTGAAGCAAGGTGGGGTCAAAGAAGAGAAGTGGCCGGACCCGACCGTTGAACTGTCCGTCGACGCCTACTTGCCGACCACCTACATTGAAGACTCGATGCAAAAGATCGAAATCTATAAAAAATTCGTGGGCGCGCGCACCCTCGACGAAGTGCGCGATCTCGAAGAGGAAGTCGAGGACCGCTTCGGAGACATTCCGCTGGAAGTCCGCAACTTGCTGAGCGTCTCGCTGCTCAAAGCGTACGCGATCAAGTACCGCTTCACCGAGATCAAGCAGACGCCGCAGGGCGACATCCTGCTCAAGCTCCACGAATCGCAGAACAAGGAAATCGACGGCGAGAAGCTGTTCGCGATGACCCGCGAGTTCCCGAACCGCATGAAGCTCACCGCGCAACAGCAGATCATCGTCACCCTGAAATCCAAGGGGCTCAAAGACGAAGAGATCCTCACCATGCTCTTGAAGTTCATGGAACTGTACAAGGTCGTTCCAAAACGTCAGGAGGACTTGGAAAATGTCTCGCCCTAAACAACCCAAACAACCCACCCGTCGAAAAAAACGCCTCTGGCTTGCCATCCCCACCGTGCTGTTGCTCGTCGCCGCGTTGCTCCCGGCGACGGGCTGCAACACCGATTCCGGCGTCGTCGCCACGTACAGCGGCGGACAAGTCCTACAGTCGGAGTTTGAAAAGCAGTTCCATTTCCAACGCTCGCTGTTGCTCCCGACCTACCAAGAATCGGACGACAACAAAAAAAGCTTCCTCACCGAGTACATCACCCTGCACAAAATCCTCGTCGACGAAGCGAAAAAAGCGGGCGTCAAAATCGACGAAAGCTCCGTCTCCGGCGACATCGAGCAATACAAAGACCAAGTGACCGACATGGTCTTCAACGGCGACCGCACGAAGTTCGACGCGGAGATGAAACAGTACAAACTCACCGACGACGACATCAAGCAACTCGTCCTCGACGACTACTACCTGCGCGAGTACAAGCAAGTGAAAACCAAGGACGTCCACGTCACCCCCGACGAAGTGAAAGCGTACTTCGAGCACGACCCGTCCCTGTTCATGACGGGCACCGTCTCGCACATCCTCGTCGCAACCGTTGAGCAAGCGAAACAAATCAAAGACCGTCTCGCCAAAGGCGAAGACTTCGCCACCATCGCCAAAGCTTCGTCGCTCGACCCGACCGCCAAACTCAACGGCGGCACGATGGCCGACGTGACGTTCGACTCGTTCGAAGACGACTTCCGCCAAGCGGCGGGCAAAGCGACGGTGGGGCAGATCACCGATCCGGTTCATACCGCCTACGGGTGGCACATCTTGCGTGTGGACAAGCGAAACAGTCCAACGCTTGCCGACGTGCAGAAGGATGCGGAGCAAAAAGCGCTGGCCGACAAACAGAACGCCGCATGGCAAGCCTACTATGAACAAACGGAGCAAAATGCTGGAATTCAGATCACATTACCCAAGTAAACTCCGAAATCCACCTGAGAGGGTGGATTTTTTATGTCTTGGCAATTCGTGTATAAACGACCTGCTTCCGCTCCATACTATCCTCACTTTCCCCTCGAAAAAGAGGCCGAAATGAAAGGAGGCTCCCACAATCAACCAACAGTTTCCAACCGCAGACCCTTGGTAAAATCGCTGACAAATGGACAAGATAATGCCAACGATGATAGTAATTTAGTAGAAAACACATACGCCAACCTATCACCGAAAAACATAACCTTCCCAACGGAAAGTGAGGTCGAATCGAAGAAATGAAAGCAACCGGTATTGTACGCAGAATCGACGATTTGGGCCGTGTCGTAATTCCGAAGGAAATCCGTAGAACGCTCCGCATCCGAGAGGGTGACCCGCTTGAAATCTTTGTAGACCGCGACGGGGAAGTCATCCTCAAGAAATACTCGCCGATCGGCGAACTGGGTGACTTTGCGAAGGAATATGCAGAATCCCTGAGCGAAACCCTCGGTCACATCACTTTGATCACCGACCGTGACGTCATCATCGCGGTAGCCGGCGCTTCCAAGCGCGACTTCCTCGAAAAGCCGATTGGCAACGACGTCGAAAAATCGATGGAAGATCGCAAAACGGTCTCCAACTTCACCGCAGGCGAGTTCACCATCACCCGTGAAAAAGCCGAACCCTTCTCCGCCCAAGTCATCGCGCCGATCATCGCCGGCGGCGACCCGATCGGCTCCGTCATCATCCTCTCTCGTGAAGACAACATCAAAATGAGCGAACTCGAAGTCAAACTCGCCGAAACGGCAGCCGGCTTCCTCGCCAAACAAATGGAGCAATAATTACTACCTCATCGTAAAAAAGACCCCCATCTCGTGGAGAAGGGGGTCTTTTTTGGCGTGGGTACATAACCCGCGGGCAGGAAGATCATGTTAATCGATATGGATACCCATTGATTGGTAAGGAGACGTCCACACATGACTCGTTTTGTACGCCCTCGGAAAACCAAGGACTATCGCAAGGAAAAACTGCAAAACGATCGCTTTTTAGAAAAAATGGAGACCCTCCCCGAACCTGAAACGTCAACGTCACTAAACGATTCCCTCGCCCAGATTCGCAACATTCTCGGATCGAGCAACGATCTGGTGATCCGAGAATTTACCTTCGGGAACAACCAAGAGCACCGAGCGGCCCTCGTGTATTTCGACGGCTTGATTTCCGCTCGCATCATCGACGAACACATTCTCAAGTCCTTGATGAGCGGCATGGAGCAACGAGACTTCCTCAGCACCTCGACGAACCTCATCGACCTGCTTTTGGAACAAGTTCTGCCGATCGGGGAAGCGAAAAAAACCGCCCGGATGCGCGACGTGGTCAAGATCGTGCTCGCCGGAGACTCTGCACTCCTCGTCGATTCCTGCGAAGAGATGCTGCTGCTGAACACCAAAGGGTGGGAAAAACGCGGCGTCCAAGAACCGATGTCGGAGAACGTGGTGCGCGGTCCGCGAGACTCGTTTACCGAAACGTTGCGTGTCAATTCCGCCCTGCTTCGACGCCGAATCAAAGACCCCGACCTGCGGGTCGTCACGTATACCGTGGGCGTGCGGAGCAACACGGACGTCTGCCTCGTGTACATCGACGGGGTGGCCGATGAAGGGGTTGTCCGTGAAGTCGGGGAACGCATCCAAAAAATCGAAGTGGACGGCATCTTGGACGGAGGCAACATCGAGCAGTTCATCGAGGACAATCATTGGTCGCCGTTTCCCTTGATTCAGAATACGGAACGTCCCGACAAAGCGGCGGCGAATCTCTTGGAGGGCAAAGTGGTCATCATCGTGGACGGTTCTCCGTTCGTCCTGATCGCGCCGGCGGTGTTGACGCAGTTCTACCACTCCCCGGAAGACTACTATGAGCGGTTCTTGATCGCCACGATGCTGCGGTTGATTCGAGCGGGCGGGATGACGCTTGCGTTGTTGCTGCCCTCTCTGTACATTGCGTTCTCGTCGTACCACCCGGAGATGATTCCGTCCAAACTCGTCATCGCGATGGCGGCGGGGCGGGCGACGGTGCCTTTTCCCTCCTTTGTGGAGGCGTTTATCATGGAGATTTCCATCGAGATTCTGCGGGAAGCGAGCGTCCGACTCCCCGGTCCGATCGGTCCGACCATCGGCATCGTCGGAGCGCTCATCGTCGGGGAATCGGCGGTTCGGGCGGGGATCGTCTCTCCGATTATGGTCATCGTCGTCGCGCTGACCACGATCGGTTCCTTTGCCGCACCGAGTTACAACGCCGCCATCGCCCTGCGCATGCTTCGATTCCCCGCCATGATCTTTGCCGCGACGTTCGGTCTCTATGGGATCATGCAATATCTGATCTTGATCATCATTCATCTCTGTACGCTGAAATCGTTTGGCGTGCCCTATCTGGCTCCGTTCACCCCGGGCAATTTGTTGGCGATGGGGGACAGCTTCATTCGAATCCCTCTGTACAGGATGTGGAAACGACCGAACGTATTCACACGAAAAGCGGAACTGACGAGAACGCTTGCGACATCAGCGGAGGGAGTGAAAAAACCCAATGAGCCGGACAACCAAGGGCAACAAAATTGATGCCCCCTATACCATTACGCCGGCACAAGCGCTTGGCCTAAACGCGAGCACGATCATCGGCGTAGGCGTTCTGTCCCTGCCCAGATCCACCGCCGACAGTGCGGAACACTTGGCTTGGTTATCGGTCGTCATCGGCCTGATGATCGCGTTTCTGTCCGTGGTCATCATCTACAAGTTGGGGCAACGGTTTCCCGACAAAACCATCGTCGGGTACAGTCGCGTCATTTTGGGCAGCAAACGCAACAAATGGGTCGGGAACATCTTGAGTTTTCCCGTGGTGATGCTCTACGTCGTGTATTGGTCTGTCGTGACCGCGATGGTGGTTCGGATCTTCGGCGAAGTGGTTGTGAGCGCCGTTCTCACCAACACACCGCTGGAAGTGACGGTGAGTTCGATGCTGATCTTGTGTTTTTTCATGGTGATCTACGACGTGGAACTGGTGGCCCGCGTGAACGAGGTGTTGCTGCCGATCATCGTATTTCCGGTTTTGATCATCTCGTTGCTGGCGTATCAAAAAGCGCGGTTCGAGTACATCATGCCGATTCTCCCTTCTCCCTCCGATTGGAAAGGGGTTTCGTTCGGGATCGTTCCCGCCCTGACGAGCTTGTTGGGGTTTGACGTTATGACGATGTTCAACAGTCATCTCAAGCGAGAGAAAAAAATTCTGCGCTACCAGGCGTTCGGAGTGGCGATCCCCGGCGTTCTCTACACGCTGATCGTCATCGCGGGCATCATGGCATTTGGGTTTGAGGAGCTGGCGAAACAAGCGTGGCCCACACTGGAACTGGTGAAGTCTGTCAAAGCACCGGGGCTGATCTTGGAGCGGTTGGAAGCGATCTTCTTGGGCGTGTGGGTCGCGGCCGTGTTCACGACGGCCGGCAACTGGAATTTTTGCGCGGTGTGGTCCTTCTCGCAGTTGTTTCGAA
This region of Tumebacillus amylolyticus genomic DNA includes:
- a CDS encoding 50S ribosomal protein L25 translates to MADRITLEAHKRTALSKGERNRIRAAGDIPGIVYGKEQEPTPIYIKGESFKQLRHHGKILVDVSIDGTGTVSAMVNEIERDMLNRKPMHIDLYAVNLLEPINVDVQIILDGLEAVEKRGAVIQQNLREVTVRCLPTEVPEYILHNIAMLEVGENSTCADLQLPKNVTLQNEATDVIAMAMEAKNPEPETEIEPKEPELVHDTEGKGKEAKV
- a CDS encoding GNAT family N-acetyltransferase, coding for MTRHSTTTLAPGFTVRAPRTDEAAKALDVIVAYDVAEYGEPDYELEDVEQDWSKLDLNRNAWFVETADGQIAAYAMLDGNSATAFEHPNFRDLGLLEHLLDRMEARRLEVAAEQDVESAITIRYWTNGQNPREQELFAGRGYDVIRTFWRMQIEMQEAPPQPQLPEGITLRTYVPGEDDQRFIDMMNITFADHWDHEEITLESFLSPHRIYTQPDDWMVAEDETGRFVAGIKSRPSMGSAWITSVSVHPDLRGKGLGLAILHYIFGVYYRRGITRAWLAVDSENSTGATSLYERAGMRPVKVHNRFEKVLG
- a CDS encoding GerAB/ArcD/ProY family transporter, encoding MSRTTKGNKIDAPYTITPAQALGLNASTIIGVGVLSLPRSTADSAEHLAWLSVVIGLMIAFLSVVIIYKLGQRFPDKTIVGYSRVILGSKRNKWVGNILSFPVVMLYVVYWSVVTAMVVRIFGEVVVSAVLTNTPLEVTVSSMLILCFFMVIYDVELVARVNEVLLPIIVFPVLIISLLAYQKARFEYIMPILPSPSDWKGVSFGIVPALTSLLGFDVMTMFNSHLKREKKILRYQAFGVAIPGVLYTLIVIAGIMAFGFEELAKQAWPTLELVKSVKAPGLILERLEAIFLGVWVAAVFTTAGNWNFCAVWSFSQLFRIRNHKWTALVLGVALYFIAMRPRNIKQLFMVLDWVGYFGLVIACLLPLCLLLIAMIRKLDERETDKPQEVQDRAAG
- a CDS encoding spore germination protein translates to MTRFVRPRKTKDYRKEKLQNDRFLEKMETLPEPETSTSLNDSLAQIRNILGSSNDLVIREFTFGNNQEHRAALVYFDGLISARIIDEHILKSLMSGMEQRDFLSTSTNLIDLLLEQVLPIGEAKKTARMRDVVKIVLAGDSALLVDSCEEMLLLNTKGWEKRGVQEPMSENVVRGPRDSFTETLRVNSALLRRRIKDPDLRVVTYTVGVRSNTDVCLVYIDGVADEGVVREVGERIQKIEVDGILDGGNIEQFIEDNHWSPFPLIQNTERPDKAAANLLEGKVVIIVDGSPFVLIAPAVLTQFYHSPEDYYERFLIATMLRLIRAGGMTLALLLPSLYIAFSSYHPEMIPSKLVIAMAAGRATVPFPSFVEAFIMEISIEILREASVRLPGPIGPTIGIVGALIVGESAVRAGIVSPIMVIVVALTTIGSFAAPSYNAAIALRMLRFPAMIFAATFGLYGIMQYLILIIIHLCTLKSFGVPYLAPFTPGNLLAMGDSFIRIPLYRMWKRPNVFTRKAELTRTLATSAEGVKKPNEPDNQGQQN
- a CDS encoding anti-sigma-F factor Fin family protein, coding for MSIIYYCRHCQHQVGELPNSHVHDVRLGLHSLTPDEAADIISYNSIQDSTYVKTVCEHCQEALEANPELNLLSNPLQ
- a CDS encoding peptidylprolyl isomerase produces the protein MSRPKQPKQPTRRKKRLWLAIPTVLLLVAALLPATGCNTDSGVVATYSGGQVLQSEFEKQFHFQRSLLLPTYQESDDNKKSFLTEYITLHKILVDEAKKAGVKIDESSVSGDIEQYKDQVTDMVFNGDRTKFDAEMKQYKLTDDDIKQLVLDDYYLREYKQVKTKDVHVTPDEVKAYFEHDPSLFMTGTVSHILVATVEQAKQIKDRLAKGEDFATIAKASSLDPTAKLNGGTMADVTFDSFEDDFRQAAGKATVGQITDPVHTAYGWHILRVDKRNSPTLADVQKDAEQKALADKQNAAWQAYYEQTEQNAGIQITLPK
- the pth gene encoding aminoacyl-tRNA hydrolase, with product MKLIIGLGNPGSEYAKTRHNIGFMAIDKLAEAYRIDVTKSKFQALYGEGNHKGEKIVLLKPMTYMNLSGNALREAMSWYKPALEDIVVIYDDMDTQVGKLRLRTKGSAGGQNGVKSIIQHLGTQEFQRIRMGIGRPAPGSDAIKHVLMNFRQEEQILINEAVSKIPDVIDCIIDQNFTIAMNRYNG
- the mfd gene encoding transcription-repair coupling factor produces the protein MQSLVQVMRTDQDFQRVLNGCLEGLKEQLITGLTGSAQHLCLAGLRGSLARPLLIVTHNMGRAQQMYEDMLELLPDDVVRLFPDREMGFADVMAYSPELASNRLSVLEALVRGEAPVIIAPMAALHQPLVGPENFAKASRTLRVGDEVNLDELLEHLVYLGYERAEMVESKGEFSVRGGILDLFPLTRDEAVRIEFFDVEIDSIRSFDASTQRSSEKMAEVVLYPIREFIAEPMRIRAAAGALQIRLHEQMNKVKDESILEKLRENIGVDIEAMLEGIPTPNLVRYIELLDPQKPTVMDYLSPHTLWVFDEPARLRETIKVIEREEQEWYLSALEHGEMLPGLLTENNRNLLFSDRRLQKLFFSLFTRAIPGLNVQAVINTQTRSMQNFHGQMTVLKTEVDRWTKTGFQVVFLAANPERAERLHRVLEDYLMQADIVTQWDGTHTRPLILIGNLATGFELTTLKLAVITETEVFTTKKKSRKMKTLSDAQKIKSYQDLKVGDYVVHINHGIGKYMGIQTKDILGIHKDYLHIKYKGKDELFVPVEQIDLVQKYVGSEEKEPKIYALGGSDWQRVRTKVQSAVQDIAQDLIKLYAEREATKGHAFSTDTAWQREFEAMFPYSETEDQIRCIEEIKKDMQRTRPMDRLLCGDVGYGKTEVAIRAAFKSVMDGKQVAILVPTTILAQQHFQTFSERMSGFPVRVELISRFRSKAQITEVTKGMKEGSVDIVIGTHRLLSKTMQFKDLGLLIIDEEQRFGVTHKEKLKQLKTNVDCLTLTATPIPRTLHMSMIGVRDLSVIETPPENRFPVQTYVVEHNDGIIREAIEREMGRGGQVYFLFNKINGIQETANHIQQLVPDAKVLVGHGQMAEDELEKTMLDFLSGDADVLVSTTIIETGLDVPNVNTLIVQDADHLGLSQLYQLRGRVGRSNRIAYAYFTYQRNKVLNETAEKRLQAIKEFTELGSGFKIAMRDLSIRGAGNLLGAQQHGFIASVGFDLYSQMLAEAIEELKQGGVKEEKWPDPTVELSVDAYLPTTYIEDSMQKIEIYKKFVGARTLDEVRDLEEEVEDRFGDIPLEVRNLLSVSLLKAYAIKYRFTEIKQTPQGDILLKLHESQNKEIDGEKLFAMTREFPNRMKLTAQQQIIVTLKSKGLKDEEILTMLLKFMELYKVVPKRQEDLENVSP
- the spoVT gene encoding stage V sporulation protein T — its product is MKATGIVRRIDDLGRVVIPKEIRRTLRIREGDPLEIFVDRDGEVILKKYSPIGELGDFAKEYAESLSETLGHITLITDRDVIIAVAGASKRDFLEKPIGNDVEKSMEDRKTVSNFTAGEFTITREKAEPFSAQVIAPIIAGGDPIGSVIILSREDNIKMSELEVKLAETAAGFLAKQMEQ